The proteins below come from a single Dermacentor albipictus isolate Rhodes 1998 colony chromosome 7, USDA_Dalb.pri_finalv2, whole genome shotgun sequence genomic window:
- the LOC139047632 gene encoding uncharacterized protein, with the protein MQVCEPDYLYTKRTSNYFLVQLPSPQCCFDIVCECLSVFRSILLQSGDIEMNPGPGTDAVLAELKKLSAGQTTIIADMQGLKSQCTATSAALVDLSKRLADLEGHYQKLLPLQIEIQTIRTDTEPTAKLVHTLNARVDDAENRSRRNNLVFYGLPDTAASETSAASEEKILRLCSDHLNVPLEPQDIERAHRVGRHSANHPRPLIVRFNHYKKKEMVLSNGRKLKGTHLSMGEDFSPAVRDARRKLVSFTKAKSVPFSLRFKTLFIGSKRYVYDDTSQTVKEI; encoded by the exons ATGCAGGTTTGTGAACCAGACTACTTGTATACTAAGAGAACTAGCAATTACTTTTTGGTGCAGCTTCCGAGCCCGCAGTGCTGCTTTGATATTGTTTGTGAGTGTCTCAGTGTATTTAGATCTATTTTGTTACAGTCAGGGGATATTGAAATGAACCCTGGTCCTGGTACTGATGCTGTGCTTGCCGAACTGAAAAAACTGTCCGCTGGCCAAACCACAATAATTGCCGACATGCAGGGCCTTAAAAGCCAATGTACGGCTACAAGTGCTGCACTCGTTGACTTAAGCAAGAGGTTAGCGGATCTAGAGGGCCATTATCAGAAACTACTACCATTGCAAATCGAGATACAGACCATAAGGACAGATACTGAGCCAACAGCAAAGCTTGTTCACACTCTGAATGCCCGCGTTGACGATGCAGAGAATCGCTCAAGGCGAAACAATCTTGTGTTTTACGGCCTTCCTGATACAGCAGCATCAGAAACGTCGGCCGCGTCTGAAGAAAAAATTTTACGTCTATGCTCAGACCACCTGAACGTGCCACTTGAACCTCAagac ATAGAGCGAGCGCATCGTGTTGGTCGCCATTCTGCTAATCACCCGCGCCCACTAATTGTTAGGTTTAATCattataagaaaaaagaaatggtgctCTCTAATGGGCGCAAACTTAAGGGCACTCATCTCAGCATGGGTGAGGATTTTTCCCCGGCAGTTAGGGACGCCCGCAGGAAACTTGTTTCGTTTACGAAAGCAAAATCTGTGCCATTTTCTTTGCGCTTTAAAACTCTTTTCATTGGTTCTAAGCGCTACGTATACGATGACACATCGCAAACAGTGAAAGAAATATAG